A single region of the Microlunatus panaciterrae genome encodes:
- a CDS encoding NUDIX hydrolase: MRILGLTEPSGAPVLDYLLEHGADPYVASHHRGYAVLRPLEAALVEDEITLSLLVEPVQDHLPPQQAERGRDSGLLLRPGEVPRVRQRVAAYVLVRSERGLLATEFSDRTAVPGRWGLPGGGMDPGETPTESVLREVAEETGQQVSLGELRQIQTSHWVGRAPDGTVEDFHAVRLIYRASCDLPTEPVVADVGGTTESARWLPLAQWRSVNWTVGWRRLLEAELD; encoded by the coding sequence ATGCGCATCCTCGGGCTGACCGAACCGTCGGGGGCGCCGGTGCTCGACTATCTGCTCGAACACGGCGCCGATCCCTATGTCGCGAGCCATCACCGTGGCTATGCGGTGTTGCGCCCGCTGGAGGCGGCCCTGGTCGAGGACGAGATCACGCTCAGCCTGCTGGTGGAGCCGGTCCAGGACCACCTCCCCCCGCAGCAGGCCGAGCGTGGCCGAGACAGCGGGCTGCTGCTGCGCCCGGGCGAGGTCCCCCGGGTCCGGCAACGCGTCGCCGCCTATGTGCTGGTGCGCTCCGAGCGCGGCCTGCTCGCCACCGAGTTCTCCGACCGTACTGCGGTGCCGGGACGGTGGGGGCTTCCCGGTGGCGGGATGGACCCGGGTGAAACCCCGACCGAGTCGGTGTTGCGGGAGGTGGCTGAGGAGACGGGTCAGCAGGTGTCACTGGGCGAGCTCCGCCAGATCCAGACCTCGCACTGGGTCGGCCGGGCACCCGACGGAACGGTGGAGGACTTCCATGCCGTACGGCTCATCTACCGCGCCAGCTGCGACCTGCCGACAGAGCCGGTCGTCGCGGACGTGGGCGGCACCACCGAGTCCGCGCGCTGGCTGCCGTTGGCCCAATGGCGCTCGGTGAACTGGACGGTCGGCTGGCGGCGTCTCCTCGAAGCGGAGCTCGATTGA
- a CDS encoding cystathionine beta-synthase: MQYVNSLIDLVGNTPLLRLKAVTGGAKPLILAKVEYLNPGGSVKDRIAVKMIEAAEREGKLRPGGTIVEPTSGNTGVGLAMVAQAKGYRCVFVCPDKVSEDKRNVLAAYGAEVVVCPTAVEPEHPNSYYSTSDRLVREIEGAWKPDQYSNPNNPASHYESTGPEIWKQTDGQVTHFVAGIGTGGTITGTGRYLKEVSGGRVQVVGADPTGSVYSGGDGRPYLVEGVGEDFWPANYDRTICDRIIEVSDADSFAMTRRLAREEALLVGGSSGMAAAAAIRLAQELDDPEAVIVVLLPDSGRGYLTKVFSDEWLTRYGFAPRPDQSVRVLGDVLREKSGDLPSLVHTHPNETVAEAIQILREFGVSQMPVVRAEPPVMAAEVVGSVSDRGLLGALFTHSTRPAAAIESVMEPPLPMLGATESVAKAVEALVDADALLVLDDGRPTGIVTRQDLLGDIN; this comes from the coding sequence GTGCAGTATGTGAACTCACTCATCGACCTGGTCGGCAACACCCCGTTGCTCAGGCTCAAGGCGGTCACCGGCGGAGCCAAACCGCTGATCCTGGCGAAGGTGGAGTATCTCAACCCGGGTGGCTCGGTGAAGGACCGGATCGCGGTCAAGATGATCGAGGCCGCCGAACGTGAGGGCAAGCTGCGTCCGGGCGGCACCATCGTCGAACCGACCAGCGGCAACACCGGCGTCGGGCTGGCCATGGTGGCCCAGGCGAAGGGCTACCGGTGCGTCTTCGTCTGCCCGGACAAGGTGAGCGAGGACAAGCGCAATGTGCTCGCCGCCTACGGCGCCGAGGTGGTGGTGTGCCCGACCGCAGTCGAGCCGGAGCACCCCAACTCGTACTACTCGACCTCGGACCGGCTGGTCCGCGAGATCGAGGGCGCCTGGAAGCCGGACCAGTACAGCAACCCGAACAACCCGGCCAGCCACTACGAGTCCACCGGTCCGGAGATCTGGAAGCAGACCGACGGCCAGGTCACGCACTTCGTCGCCGGCATCGGCACCGGGGGCACGATCACCGGCACCGGGCGGTACCTGAAGGAGGTGTCCGGCGGCCGGGTCCAGGTGGTCGGGGCCGACCCGACCGGTTCGGTCTACTCGGGTGGGGACGGCCGGCCCTATCTGGTCGAGGGCGTGGGCGAAGACTTCTGGCCGGCGAACTACGACCGAACCATCTGCGACCGGATCATCGAGGTCTCCGACGCCGACTCGTTCGCGATGACCCGCCGGCTGGCCCGCGAGGAGGCGCTGCTGGTCGGCGGCTCGTCCGGGATGGCGGCCGCTGCGGCGATCCGGCTGGCGCAGGAGCTGGACGACCCGGAGGCGGTCATCGTGGTGCTGCTGCCGGACTCCGGGCGGGGCTATCTCACCAAGGTGTTCAGTGACGAGTGGCTGACCCGCTACGGGTTCGCACCGCGGCCGGACCAGTCGGTGCGCGTGCTCGGTGATGTCCTGCGGGAGAAGTCGGGCGACCTGCCGTCGCTGGTGCACACGCATCCGAACGAGACGGTGGCCGAGGCGATCCAGATCCTTCGCGAGTTTGGGGTGTCACAGATGCCCGTGGTGCGGGCCGAACCGCCGGTGATGGCGGCGGAGGTCGTCGGGTCGGTGAGCGACCGTGGCCTGCTGGGAGCGCTGTTCACCCACTCGACGCGTCCCGCCGCCGCGATCGAGTCGGTGATGGAGCCGCCGCTGCCGATGCTCGGAGCGACCGAGTCGGTGGCGAAGGCGGTCGAGGCACTGGTCGACGCCGATGCCCTGCTGGTGCTGGACGATGGCCGGCCGACCGGCATCGTCACCCGTCAGGACCTGCTCGGCGACATCAATTGA
- a CDS encoding Bax inhibitor-1/YccA family membrane protein, with amino-acid sequence MLRSSNPILSKKDAFTPASPQYGNPYGQGQAGFQGQAGYQAYPQQGYQQNPYGQPMPQAQPQAPEGRMSFDDVVTKTAVTMAILIGTAALSWVFMPPQLYFPAMVTSGLVGFIVVMLVAFRRRVSPPLVLFYAALEGVFIGMLSKVFEMAYPGIVMQAVVGTFAAAGVTLAAYKFFNIRVTPKFRKVVFIATIAFAVALLANFLLSLAGVNLGLRSGVTGGVSLLAVGVSLLGAVLATLNLVLDFDYIERGVAMGAPASESWRGAFGLTVTMVWLYVEILRLLSYLRR; translated from the coding sequence ATGCTTCGCAGTTCGAACCCGATCCTTTCCAAGAAGGACGCGTTCACGCCCGCGTCGCCCCAATATGGCAATCCCTACGGCCAGGGCCAGGCGGGCTTCCAGGGTCAGGCCGGCTACCAGGCCTACCCTCAGCAGGGATACCAGCAGAACCCGTACGGCCAGCCGATGCCGCAGGCGCAGCCCCAGGCACCCGAGGGCCGGATGTCCTTCGACGACGTCGTCACCAAGACGGCCGTCACGATGGCGATCCTGATCGGCACCGCGGCCCTGTCCTGGGTGTTCATGCCGCCGCAGCTCTACTTCCCGGCGATGGTCACCTCCGGCCTCGTCGGCTTCATCGTCGTCATGCTGGTGGCGTTCAGGCGCCGGGTGTCGCCGCCGCTGGTGCTGTTCTACGCCGCGCTTGAGGGCGTCTTCATCGGCATGCTGAGCAAGGTCTTCGAGATGGCCTACCCGGGCATCGTGATGCAGGCCGTGGTCGGCACGTTCGCCGCAGCCGGGGTGACGCTCGCCGCCTACAAGTTCTTCAACATCCGGGTCACGCCGAAGTTCCGCAAGGTCGTCTTCATCGCGACCATCGCCTTCGCGGTCGCCCTGCTGGCGAACTTCCTGCTGTCGCTGGCCGGTGTGAACCTCGGCCTGCGCTCCGGCGTCACCGGCGGCGTCAGCCTGCTTGCGGTCGGCGTGTCTCTCCTGGGCGCGGTGCTGGCCACCTTGAACCTGGTCCTCGACTTCGACTACATCGAGCGCGGTGTCGCGATGGGCGCGCCGGCGAGCGAGTCCTGGCGTGGAGCGTTCGGCCTGACAGTCACCATGGTCTGGCTGTATGTTGAGATTCTTCGACTGCTGTCCTACCTGCGTCGATAG
- a CDS encoding sugar phosphate isomerase/epimerase family protein → MTQQPELDIPSGAPARIATPGPGDARLARLSLNQRTTAHWSLREAIEGSVAAGLTSIGLWREPVAEVGLATAVQWVRDAGLRVSSLCRGGFFTASAEVAVKEAYESNLAAIDETAALGARTLVLVPGGLPEGDRDLVAARDRAVRAIERLVPYAHEHGVNLGIEPMNPIYAADRGVISTLAQALDIAERFDPADVGVVVDTFHLWWEPGVAEQIARAGQRIVSYQICDWITPLPADTLLSRGMMGDGHIDFAAFSSAVAAAGYTGDVEVEIFNADVWGAPGDQTLATMARRYVELVEPYLHV, encoded by the coding sequence GTGACCCAGCAGCCCGAGCTCGACATCCCGAGCGGCGCACCGGCCAGGATCGCCACCCCGGGACCGGGTGACGCCCGGCTGGCGCGGCTGTCGCTCAACCAGCGCACCACGGCGCACTGGTCCCTGCGTGAGGCCATCGAAGGGTCGGTGGCCGCCGGGCTGACCTCGATCGGGCTCTGGCGCGAGCCGGTGGCCGAGGTAGGACTGGCGACCGCGGTGCAGTGGGTGCGCGACGCCGGGCTGCGGGTCTCCTCGCTCTGCCGGGGCGGATTCTTCACCGCCAGCGCGGAGGTGGCGGTGAAGGAGGCGTACGAGTCGAACCTCGCCGCGATCGACGAGACGGCCGCCCTCGGAGCCCGCACGCTGGTGCTGGTGCCCGGCGGGCTGCCGGAGGGCGACCGGGACCTGGTGGCCGCCCGTGACCGGGCCGTCCGGGCGATCGAGCGCCTCGTCCCGTACGCCCACGAACACGGGGTGAACCTCGGCATCGAGCCGATGAACCCGATCTACGCCGCCGACCGCGGCGTGATCTCGACCCTGGCCCAGGCGCTGGACATCGCCGAACGGTTCGACCCCGCCGACGTCGGGGTGGTGGTGGACACCTTCCACCTGTGGTGGGAGCCGGGTGTCGCCGAGCAGATCGCCCGGGCGGGACAACGGATCGTCAGCTACCAAATCTGCGACTGGATCACCCCGTTGCCCGCTGACACGCTGCTCTCGCGCGGCATGATGGGCGACGGCCACATCGACTTCGCCGCCTTCAGCTCCGCGGTCGCAGCGGCCGGCTACACCGGCGATGTCGAGGTGGAGATCTTCAACGCCGACGTGTGGGGCGCGCCCGGCGACCAGACCCTGGCCACGATGGCCCGACGTTATGTGGAGCTGGTCGAGCCCTACCTCCACGTCTAG
- a CDS encoding dihydrodipicolinate synthase family protein — translation MTAGISTGTCDLPAADGSWRTVELCAPRAWQDHPQPYTSRVAFAAAHVVADPLGENVPGAPAAVDWETTLAFRRHLFRYGLGVAEAMDTAQRNMGIDWPAVQELITRSAAQAREFGARIASGAGTDHRLVLSTVAEVAEAYLEQVEFVEGAGSQVIVMASRHLAAVARSAEDYLSVYDTVLGQVREPVILHWLGEAFDPQLSGYWGSADVDTATATFLGLVRQHADKIDGVKVSLLSADHEKGLRAALPAGVRLYTGDDFNYPELIRGDGSVHSDALLGAFAAIAPAASAALSALDDGDLDRYDAEINPTVALSRHIFARPTFYYKTGIAFVSWLSGLQPGFTMIGGLQSARSVVHLARIFELANEARLLPDPELAAHRLGLVLAAAGVSR, via the coding sequence GTGACGGCAGGCATCAGCACCGGCACCTGCGACCTCCCGGCCGCCGACGGCAGCTGGCGCACCGTCGAGCTCTGCGCACCGCGTGCCTGGCAGGACCACCCCCAGCCCTACACCTCCAGGGTGGCCTTCGCCGCGGCCCATGTCGTCGCCGACCCGCTGGGGGAGAACGTGCCGGGTGCGCCAGCGGCGGTGGACTGGGAGACCACGCTGGCCTTCCGCCGCCACCTGTTCCGCTACGGTCTGGGCGTTGCCGAGGCGATGGACACCGCCCAGCGCAATATGGGCATCGACTGGCCCGCTGTCCAGGAGCTGATCACCCGCAGCGCGGCGCAGGCGCGCGAGTTCGGGGCCCGGATCGCCTCCGGAGCGGGCACCGATCACCGGCTGGTGCTGAGCACCGTCGCCGAGGTGGCCGAGGCCTACCTGGAGCAGGTCGAGTTCGTCGAAGGCGCCGGATCACAGGTGATCGTGATGGCGTCGCGACACCTGGCCGCGGTGGCTCGCAGCGCCGAGGACTACCTGAGCGTCTACGACACGGTCCTCGGACAGGTCCGCGAACCGGTCATCCTGCACTGGCTGGGGGAGGCTTTCGATCCCCAGCTGAGCGGGTACTGGGGGTCGGCTGACGTGGACACCGCCACCGCGACCTTCCTCGGGCTGGTCCGGCAGCACGCCGACAAGATCGACGGGGTGAAGGTCTCGCTGCTGTCCGCCGACCACGAGAAGGGCCTGCGGGCGGCGCTGCCGGCCGGTGTCCGGCTCTACACCGGAGACGACTTCAACTACCCGGAGCTCATCCGCGGTGACGGCTCGGTGCACTCCGATGCGCTGCTCGGGGCGTTCGCGGCGATCGCCCCGGCGGCGTCGGCGGCCCTCTCGGCGCTCGATGACGGTGACCTCGACCGCTACGACGCCGAGATCAACCCGACCGTCGCGCTGTCCCGGCACATCTTCGCCAGGCCGACCTTCTACTACAAGACGGGTATCGCCTTCGTCTCCTGGCTGTCCGGTCTGCAGCCCGGGTTCACCATGATCGGTGGCCTGCAGTCGGCCCGCTCGGTCGTGCACCTGGCCCGCATCTTCGAGCTGGCCAACGAGGCCCGGCTGCTGCCCGACCCCGAGCTGGCGGCGCATAGGCTCGGGCTGGTGCTGGCCGCCGCAGGAGTCTCGCGGTGA
- a CDS encoding Gfo/Idh/MocA family protein, whose product MPVRTIRIIMNGVTGRMGYRQHLVRSILAIRDEGGVVLRDGSRLQVEPILVGRSEEKLARLAKEHQIAEYTTDLDEALADETAAVYFDAQVTTERKKAILKAIAAGKHIYTEKPIAESVAEGRELADAAAAAGIISGVVHDKLFLPGLLKLKRLIDAGFFGRILSVRGEFGYWVFEGDLQPAQRPSWNYRAEDGGGILLDMFCHWNYVLENLFGRVEAVTAKAVTHIPERWDEQGRKYAATADDAAYGIFELENNIIAQINSSWAVRVDRGELVEFQVDGTEGSAVAGLFGCRIQHRVRTPKPVWNPDVPTTEDFRAQWEQIPDNTEFENGFRAQWEQYLADVDAGARHPYDLAAGVRGLQLVDAGLQSSNEGRRVAIERLDA is encoded by the coding sequence ATGCCAGTTCGAACCATCAGAATCATCATGAACGGTGTCACCGGCCGGATGGGTTATCGCCAGCATCTGGTCCGTTCCATTCTCGCGATTCGCGATGAGGGCGGCGTCGTCCTGCGCGACGGAAGCCGGCTGCAGGTGGAGCCGATTCTGGTCGGTCGGAGCGAGGAGAAACTGGCCCGGCTGGCGAAGGAACACCAGATCGCCGAGTACACGACTGACCTGGACGAGGCCCTGGCCGACGAGACGGCGGCCGTGTATTTCGATGCCCAGGTCACCACCGAGCGCAAGAAGGCGATCCTCAAGGCGATCGCTGCTGGCAAGCACATTTACACGGAGAAGCCGATCGCCGAGTCCGTTGCCGAGGGCCGCGAGCTGGCCGACGCGGCCGCCGCGGCCGGCATCATCAGTGGGGTCGTGCACGACAAGCTCTTCCTGCCCGGCCTGCTCAAGCTGAAGCGGCTGATCGACGCCGGCTTCTTCGGTCGGATCCTGTCCGTGCGTGGTGAGTTCGGCTACTGGGTCTTCGAGGGCGACCTGCAGCCGGCCCAGCGACCCAGCTGGAACTACCGCGCCGAGGACGGTGGCGGCATCCTGCTGGACATGTTCTGCCACTGGAACTATGTCCTGGAGAACCTTTTCGGCCGGGTCGAGGCCGTCACCGCGAAGGCTGTCACCCACATCCCCGAGCGCTGGGACGAGCAGGGCCGCAAGTACGCCGCGACCGCGGACGACGCCGCCTACGGGATCTTCGAGCTCGAAAACAACATCATCGCCCAGATCAACTCGTCCTGGGCGGTGCGGGTCGACCGTGGTGAGCTGGTGGAGTTCCAGGTGGACGGTACCGAGGGCTCCGCCGTGGCGGGCCTCTTCGGCTGCCGCATCCAGCACAGGGTCCGCACCCCCAAGCCGGTTTGGAACCCGGACGTGCCGACCACCGAGGACTTCCGGGCCCAGTGGGAACAGATCCCCGACAACACCGAGTTCGAGAACGGTTTCCGAGCGCAGTGGGAGCAGTACCTGGCCGACGTCGACGCCGGCGCCCGGCACCCGTACGACCTGGCTGCCGGAGTCCGGGGACTGCAACTGGTGGATGCGGGCCTGCAGTCCTCCAATGAGGGTCGCCGGGTCGCCATCGAGAGGCTGGACGCGTGA
- a CDS encoding sugar phosphate isomerase/epimerase family protein, whose translation MWTLSGFSDEISPDFEEQCSVVEKLGLRYLEFRSAWDTNILDLSERQLRQAREILASHDLSVSSIGSPIGKIFIDEEFDAHLERARHAAEVARFFDAPYIRIFSFFLRPGTDPDSVRDEVMRRMSALAAVAAEYDVVMLHENEKEIYGDIPSRCLDIIESVGSPHLRVAWDAANFVQVGVRPFTEAYRLLRPHLEYVQIKDALLESGEVVPAGRGDGEVVETIRALREDGFDGFFSLEPHLSNVHSLGGFSGPELFTEAWQAFTDILSREKIDFV comes from the coding sequence ATGTGGACCCTGTCAGGTTTCTCTGACGAGATCTCCCCCGACTTCGAGGAGCAGTGCTCAGTCGTCGAGAAGCTGGGTCTGAGGTACCTCGAGTTCCGTAGCGCCTGGGACACCAACATCCTCGATCTCTCCGAGCGGCAACTGCGACAGGCGCGCGAGATCCTGGCCAGTCATGACCTGAGCGTCTCCAGCATCGGGTCCCCGATCGGCAAGATCTTCATCGACGAAGAGTTCGACGCCCATCTCGAGCGAGCTCGGCACGCCGCCGAGGTGGCCCGGTTCTTTGACGCGCCGTACATCCGGATCTTCTCGTTCTTCCTCCGCCCCGGCACCGACCCGGACTCGGTTCGGGACGAGGTGATGAGGCGGATGTCAGCGCTGGCCGCGGTGGCTGCGGAGTACGACGTGGTCATGCTGCATGAGAACGAGAAGGAGATCTATGGCGACATCCCGAGCCGCTGCCTCGACATCATCGAGTCGGTCGGATCGCCTCATCTGCGGGTTGCCTGGGACGCGGCGAACTTCGTCCAGGTCGGCGTCCGCCCGTTCACCGAGGCCTACCGGCTGCTCCGACCGCACCTGGAGTACGTCCAGATCAAGGATGCGCTGCTGGAAAGCGGCGAGGTGGTCCCGGCTGGACGAGGGGACGGTGAGGTGGTGGAGACGATCCGGGCGCTCCGCGAGGACGGCTTCGACGGGTTCTTCTCCCTCGAGCCGCACCTCAGCAACGTCCACAGCCTGGGCGGCTTCTCCGGGCCGGAGCTGTTCACCGAGGCCTGGCAGGCCTTCACCGACATCCTCAGCAGGGAGAAGATCGACTTCGTATGA
- a CDS encoding sugar phosphate isomerase/epimerase family protein, whose product MSTEHLNAEHSSVAAGTSTTVPPRRPRVAANPIPYWIRDGKVDKSKEVFEQAFADFAEIGFTAVKADVPAGMPVSEYRDWISSFGLAPSLSLFSSPFDETIDIKDEIERAKAFAADQVALGLDRTMISSMAVPARMQQPAVGADFDEDRLKLAIENVGLVCQVLQAEGLRPLHHSHIGGVFETEDEVVRLLDTLGKDVIGFGPDTGHLRWAGADPAALIRRYADRIGGIHIKDVFADYLDPASRVGMGYREVTATKRLWAEPGLGVVDFDAVVAAMPEDYDGDFMIEIDEPSVDSRYDSHQTSYAWAKQALAFAQI is encoded by the coding sequence ATGAGCACAGAACATCTGAACGCCGAGCACTCGAGCGTTGCGGCAGGCACCTCAACGACGGTGCCGCCTCGTCGGCCACGGGTGGCGGCCAACCCCATTCCGTACTGGATTCGCGATGGGAAGGTGGACAAGTCGAAAGAGGTGTTCGAGCAGGCCTTCGCCGACTTCGCCGAGATCGGCTTCACGGCGGTCAAGGCCGACGTACCGGCCGGCATGCCCGTCTCCGAATATCGTGACTGGATCAGCAGCTTCGGGCTGGCGCCGTCGCTGAGCCTGTTCAGCTCGCCTTTCGACGAGACGATCGACATCAAGGATGAGATCGAGCGCGCCAAGGCCTTCGCCGCCGACCAGGTGGCGCTCGGACTGGACCGGACGATGATCTCGTCGATGGCGGTGCCGGCTCGGATGCAGCAGCCGGCGGTGGGGGCGGACTTCGATGAGGACCGGCTCAAGCTGGCGATCGAGAACGTCGGCCTCGTCTGTCAGGTGCTGCAGGCCGAGGGCCTGCGCCCGCTGCACCACTCCCACATCGGTGGGGTGTTCGAGACCGAGGACGAGGTCGTGCGGCTGCTGGACACCCTGGGCAAAGACGTCATCGGCTTCGGGCCGGACACCGGGCACCTCCGCTGGGCCGGCGCCGATCCGGCCGCCTTGATCCGTCGCTACGCCGACCGGATCGGTGGTATCCACATCAAGGATGTCTTCGCTGACTACCTGGATCCGGCGTCACGGGTCGGGATGGGCTACCGCGAGGTCACCGCCACCAAGAGGCTGTGGGCCGAGCCCGGCCTCGGTGTGGTTGACTTCGACGCTGTAGTGGCCGCCATGCCCGAGGACTACGACGGCGACTTCATGATCGAGATCGACGAGCCGAGTGTCGACTCGCGCTACGACTCGCACCAGACCTCGTACGCCTGGGCCAAGCAGGCACTGGCTTTCGCCCAGATCTGA
- a CDS encoding Gfo/Idh/MocA family protein, whose protein sequence is MPTAAVVGCGDVSSVHFEAIAKNPAIDLVAVVDTDPERRAASSAAYGVPGFGDHREMITAISPDAVHICTPHHQHVPVAVDCLEAGVNVIMEKPLAHTMAEGDRLIAVAEQTSAKIAVCFQNRYNAAVQALRERLDSGDVGQVIGASATVIWHRTADYYRSRDWRGRWETSGGGLLINQAIHTLDLLQWLVGDVTEVRGHAATHALAEVIEVEDTAEIVLKHVNGVQSVFYATLANAVNSPITVDIATEKATLSLRGDLTITHLNGDVEVVSERLAESGGRAYWGVSHELLINDFYEQLDDPNPFWISPREAGKSLRILKDVYDQSYPNFGFR, encoded by the coding sequence ATGCCGACAGCGGCAGTCGTTGGTTGTGGAGACGTGTCGAGCGTCCACTTCGAAGCCATCGCGAAAAACCCCGCAATCGACCTGGTGGCGGTGGTCGACACCGATCCCGAGCGTCGCGCGGCCTCCTCGGCGGCCTACGGGGTCCCCGGCTTCGGTGATCACCGGGAGATGATCACTGCGATCTCCCCCGATGCCGTACACATCTGCACACCCCATCACCAGCACGTCCCGGTCGCGGTCGACTGCCTCGAGGCGGGGGTGAACGTGATCATGGAGAAGCCGCTGGCGCACACCATGGCCGAGGGTGACCGGTTGATCGCGGTGGCTGAGCAGACCTCGGCCAAGATCGCCGTCTGCTTCCAGAACCGTTACAACGCGGCGGTTCAGGCGCTCCGCGAACGACTCGACTCGGGTGACGTCGGCCAGGTGATCGGCGCCTCGGCCACGGTCATCTGGCACCGTACGGCCGACTACTACCGCAGCCGGGACTGGCGCGGCCGGTGGGAGACGAGCGGCGGCGGCCTGCTGATCAACCAGGCGATCCACACCCTCGACCTGCTGCAGTGGCTGGTGGGCGATGTCACCGAGGTCCGCGGTCACGCTGCCACGCACGCGTTGGCCGAGGTGATCGAGGTCGAGGACACCGCGGAGATCGTGCTGAAGCATGTCAACGGCGTCCAGAGCGTTTTCTATGCCACGCTCGCGAACGCGGTGAACTCGCCGATCACGGTGGACATCGCCACCGAGAAGGCCACCCTCAGCCTGCGGGGCGACCTGACGATCACCCACCTGAACGGCGACGTCGAGGTGGTGTCCGAGCGGCTGGCTGAGTCGGGCGGTCGCGCCTACTGGGGCGTCTCGCATGAACTGCTGATCAACGACTTCTATGAACAGCTGGACGATCCGAACCCGTTCTGGATCAGCCCGCGCGAGGCCGGCAAGTCGTTGCGGATCCTCAAGGACGTCTACGACCAGTCCTACCCGAACTTCGGCTTTCGCTAA
- a CDS encoding acetamidase/formamidase family protein, with the protein MATHRLPATADTTVDVFSRDHGPVLTVEPGDRLIVESLDASGHLHRQTYPGEDQPKMFADKRGHCLTGPIAVRGARPGDMLSLEMVDLSPGSWGWTSAAAADTPVTRRLGLTDASPAWLLWELDAQTGIGTTDRGFTRALAPFLGVVGVAPLTPGEHSTIPPRADAGGNIDCRELVAGATLFLPVNVEDALLYLGDGHAAQGDGEVGGTAIECPMTSEIVVDLVSDRVLPSIHAETPSGRITFGFDADLNVAMGEALDAMVGWMQRLFELDKATALALASTCVDLRITQIANQTWGVHAVLADGTIT; encoded by the coding sequence ATGGCCACCCACCGGCTGCCCGCCACCGCAGACACGACCGTTGACGTCTTCTCTCGTGATCATGGACCGGTGCTGACCGTCGAGCCCGGTGACCGGCTGATCGTGGAGTCGCTGGACGCCTCCGGCCACCTGCATCGGCAGACCTACCCCGGGGAGGACCAGCCCAAGATGTTCGCGGACAAGCGCGGGCACTGCCTGACCGGCCCTATTGCGGTGCGCGGGGCTCGCCCCGGCGACATGCTGTCGCTCGAGATGGTGGATCTGAGTCCCGGCTCGTGGGGATGGACTTCGGCCGCCGCGGCTGACACGCCGGTGACCCGGCGGCTCGGCCTGACCGACGCGTCACCGGCTTGGCTGCTCTGGGAGCTCGACGCGCAGACCGGGATCGGCACGACGGACCGCGGCTTTACCCGCGCACTGGCCCCCTTCCTGGGCGTCGTGGGGGTGGCTCCGCTGACACCGGGCGAACATTCGACCATTCCGCCTCGGGCCGATGCCGGCGGCAACATCGACTGTCGGGAGCTGGTGGCCGGGGCCACCCTCTTCCTGCCGGTCAATGTCGAGGACGCACTGCTCTATCTCGGTGATGGTCATGCCGCTCAAGGCGACGGCGAGGTCGGTGGCACCGCCATCGAGTGTCCGATGACCAGCGAGATCGTTGTTGACCTGGTCTCCGACCGCGTGCTGCCGTCGATTCACGCCGAGACGCCGAGCGGCCGGATCACGTTCGGCTTCGACGCCGATCTGAATGTGGCGATGGGGGAGGCGCTCGACGCGATGGTCGGCTGGATGCAACGGTTGTTCGAGCTCGACAAGGCGACGGCTCTCGCCCTGGCCAGCACCTGCGTCGATCTGCGCATCACGCAGATCGCCAACCAGACCTGGGGTGTGCACGCCGTGCTGGCTGACGGCACGATTACCTGA
- a CDS encoding Type 1 glutamine amidotransferase-like domain-containing protein has translation MPGTLYLTGGGSPDDEALVWNEMLRRDPRILYWPFALSGRMLEGAEAWLRDQLARRSSGADLVTWPSLESHSVDELTTFDLLFVGGGNTFGLLDHLDRHDFVEAVRRFVEDGGSYYGGSAGAILACDSIAIAEMHDTNDVGLTRLDGLGLLPGPALLPHYGPQHETAAQAWCRSHGGRVLGVPERSGIVVTDKDVRVVGREEVWILDGLQAQSCQPGDRLSL, from the coding sequence GTGCCTGGCACCCTCTATCTCACCGGCGGCGGGTCTCCTGACGACGAAGCCCTGGTCTGGAACGAGATGCTGCGGCGAGACCCGCGCATCCTGTACTGGCCGTTCGCGCTCAGCGGGCGGATGCTGGAAGGCGCCGAGGCGTGGCTGCGTGACCAGCTCGCCCGCCGGTCGTCGGGTGCCGATCTGGTGACCTGGCCCAGTCTCGAGAGCCACAGCGTGGACGAGCTCACCACGTTCGACCTGCTCTTCGTCGGCGGCGGGAACACCTTCGGTCTGCTCGACCACCTGGACCGCCACGACTTCGTCGAAGCGGTCCGACGCTTCGTCGAGGACGGTGGCAGCTACTACGGTGGCAGCGCCGGAGCGATTCTCGCCTGCGACTCGATCGCCATAGCCGAGATGCATGACACCAACGACGTCGGCCTCACCAGGCTGGACGGCCTCGGCCTGCTTCCGGGCCCAGCGCTGCTCCCGCATTATGGGCCGCAGCATGAAACCGCAGCCCAGGCATGGTGCCGCAGCCATGGCGGTCGCGTCCTGGGTGTGCCGGAACGGTCTGGCATTGTGGTGACCGACAAGGACGTCCGCGTCGTCGGCCGCGAGGAAGTGTGGATTCTCGACGGCTTACAGGCGCAGTCCTGCCAGCCCGGCGACAGGTTGTCGCTCTGA